In Meleagris gallopavo isolate NT-WF06-2002-E0010 breed Aviagen turkey brand Nicholas breeding stock chromosome 3, Turkey_5.1, whole genome shotgun sequence, one DNA window encodes the following:
- the UBXN2B gene encoding UBX domain-containing protein 2B isoform X2 gives MHAALLCLCKEEERTRTGTQTRSPPPKLSPMATSLHPSPRKQPGGGPLRCHGNRKCRAALAPPKSTRGKGYRPQKMADGEAAPAQQEGEMSAAGPVVRKERQHRGGGRPPSARDLQLALAELYEDEAKRQSLRPDKATTTKMSNSKGLKIDSFRSLRKPERSMSDDKENQRFYSGDSEYRGLQISGASNNPSKIVAELFKEAKEHGAVPLDEASRTSGDFSKAKSFSGGGYRLGDSSQKHSEYIYGENQDVQILLKLWRNGFSLDDGELRSYSDPINAQFLESVKRGEIPVELQRLVHGGQVNLDMEDHQEQEYVKPRLRFKAFSGEGQKLGSLTPEIVSTPSSPEEEDKSILNAPVLIDDSVPATKIQIRLADGSRLIQRFNQTHRDSDWNGIIHSFHVRIPSTGLKIFEISLSSPVQHLQQLILFL, from the exons atgcatgcagctttgctttgcctctgcaaggaggaggagaggacacgGACAGGCACACAGACACGAAGCCCGCCGCCCAAGCTCTCTCCGATGGCGACGAGCCTCCATCCGTCTCCACGGAAACAGCCCGGTGGCGGGCCGCTCCGTTGCCATGGCAACCGGAAGTGCCGCGCGGCGCTGGCCCCGCCCAAGTCGACCCGCGGGAAGGGTTACCGCCCTCAGAAGATGGCGGACGGCGAGGCAGCTCCCGCTCAGCAGGAAGGGGAAATGTCGGCTGCCGGCCCGGTTGTCCGGAAGGAGCGACAGCACCGCGGCGGCGGCCGTCCGCCCAGCGCGCGAGATTTGCAG TTGGCCTTGGCAGAGTTATATGAAGATGAAGCTAAAAGGCAGTCATTGCGTCCTGACAAAGCAACCACAACAAAGATGAGTAACTCAAAGGG TCTTAAAATAGATTCTTTCAGAAGTTTGAGAAAACCGGAGAGAAGCATGAGTGAtgacaaagaaaaccaaag ATTTTATTCAGGTGACTCAGAATACAGAGGATTACAAATTTCTGGGGCTTCTAACAATCCAAGTAAAATTGTTGCTGAACTcttcaaagaagcaaaagaacaCGGGGCTGTACCACTAGATGAAGCCTCAAGAACATCTGGTGACTTCAGTAAAGCGAAG tcattttctgGTGGTGGATATAGATTAGGTGACTCGTCTCAAAAGCACTCTGAATATATATATGGAGAAAATCAAGAT GTTCAAATTTTGCTGAAACTGTGGAGGAATGGCTTCAGTTTAGATGATGGAGAACTGAGATCCTATTCAGACCCAATAAATGCTCAGTTTCTTGAGTCTGTTAAAAGGGG GGAAATTCCTGTGGAACTGCAGCGACTTGTTCATGGTGGCCAGGTTAACCTGGATATGGAAGACCACCAGGAGCAGGAATATGTGAAGCCAAGACTGCGATTCAAAGCTTTCAGTGGAGAAGGGCAAAAACTTGGAAG TCTTACACCTGAAATAGTCAGCACACCTTCATCTCCAGAGGAGGAGGACAAATCCATTCTTAATGCACCTGTTCTGATTGATGATTCTGTTCCAGCAACTAAAATTCAAATCAGATTAGCTGATGGAAGCCGATTAATACAAAGATTTAATCAAACACACAG AGATTCAGATTGGAATGGAATCATACACAGCTTTCATGTCCGTATCCCTTCCACAGGATTAAAGATATTCGAGATTTCATTATCCAGTCCCGTCCAGCATTTGCAACAACTGATTTTGTTCTTGTGA
- the UBXN2B gene encoding UBX domain-containing protein 2B isoform X1 codes for MHAALLCLCKEEERTRTGTQTRSPPPKLSPMATSLHPSPRKQPGGGPLRCHGNRKCRAALAPPKSTRGKGYRPQKMADGEAAPAQQEGEMSAAGPVVRKERQHRGGGRPPSARDLQLALAELYEDEAKRQSLRPDKATTTKMSNSKGLKIDSFRSLRKPERSMSDDKENQRFYSGDSEYRGLQISGASNNPSKIVAELFKEAKEHGAVPLDEASRTSGDFSKAKSFSGGGYRLGDSSQKHSEYIYGENQDVQILLKLWRNGFSLDDGELRSYSDPINAQFLESVKRGEIPVELQRLVHGGQVNLDMEDHQEQEYVKPRLRFKAFSGEGQKLGSLTPEIVSTPSSPEEEDKSILNAPVLIDDSVPATKIQIRLADGSRLIQRFNQTHRIKDIRDFIIQSRPAFATTDFVLVTTFPNKELTDESLTLREADILNTVILQQLK; via the exons atgcatgcagctttgctttgcctctgcaaggaggaggagaggacacgGACAGGCACACAGACACGAAGCCCGCCGCCCAAGCTCTCTCCGATGGCGACGAGCCTCCATCCGTCTCCACGGAAACAGCCCGGTGGCGGGCCGCTCCGTTGCCATGGCAACCGGAAGTGCCGCGCGGCGCTGGCCCCGCCCAAGTCGACCCGCGGGAAGGGTTACCGCCCTCAGAAGATGGCGGACGGCGAGGCAGCTCCCGCTCAGCAGGAAGGGGAAATGTCGGCTGCCGGCCCGGTTGTCCGGAAGGAGCGACAGCACCGCGGCGGCGGCCGTCCGCCCAGCGCGCGAGATTTGCAG TTGGCCTTGGCAGAGTTATATGAAGATGAAGCTAAAAGGCAGTCATTGCGTCCTGACAAAGCAACCACAACAAAGATGAGTAACTCAAAGGG TCTTAAAATAGATTCTTTCAGAAGTTTGAGAAAACCGGAGAGAAGCATGAGTGAtgacaaagaaaaccaaag ATTTTATTCAGGTGACTCAGAATACAGAGGATTACAAATTTCTGGGGCTTCTAACAATCCAAGTAAAATTGTTGCTGAACTcttcaaagaagcaaaagaacaCGGGGCTGTACCACTAGATGAAGCCTCAAGAACATCTGGTGACTTCAGTAAAGCGAAG tcattttctgGTGGTGGATATAGATTAGGTGACTCGTCTCAAAAGCACTCTGAATATATATATGGAGAAAATCAAGAT GTTCAAATTTTGCTGAAACTGTGGAGGAATGGCTTCAGTTTAGATGATGGAGAACTGAGATCCTATTCAGACCCAATAAATGCTCAGTTTCTTGAGTCTGTTAAAAGGGG GGAAATTCCTGTGGAACTGCAGCGACTTGTTCATGGTGGCCAGGTTAACCTGGATATGGAAGACCACCAGGAGCAGGAATATGTGAAGCCAAGACTGCGATTCAAAGCTTTCAGTGGAGAAGGGCAAAAACTTGGAAG TCTTACACCTGAAATAGTCAGCACACCTTCATCTCCAGAGGAGGAGGACAAATCCATTCTTAATGCACCTGTTCTGATTGATGATTCTGTTCCAGCAACTAAAATTCAAATCAGATTAGCTGATGGAAGCCGATTAATACAAAGATTTAATCAAACACACAG GATTAAAGATATTCGAGATTTCATTATCCAGTCCCGTCCAGCATTTGCAACAACTGATTTTGTTCTTGTGACGACCTTTCCAAATAAAGAGCTAACAGATGAAAGCCTGACACTACGAGAAGCAGATATACTTAACACTGTGATTCTCCAGCAATTAAAGTAA